The Bradysia coprophila strain Holo2 chromosome III, BU_Bcop_v1, whole genome shotgun sequence region tccaaaaggcccatcgggaatcccccgaattcaccgtatggccagtccgggcctgctGCCCAGGTGAGTCCTGAAGCTCACAAAATCACTGCACTGTTactgattaaaaaaatgaaacattccAGACAACGATCTGGTACCTAATGTACCTAACAAAATCACCAATGTCCTTCTAGaattatttttccataaatttttcagatagctcaaaaatgtaaatagttTTCGATCTAATTCATTGGAATGTCTGAATATGGTTGAATAGCTGTTTTAAAACGAACATACTTCGcgctttaaaatcaaatttgagaGGTGCGATGCTGAAGCACATACTTTCAATTTTCACTGTTAGGATCGCATCAAGCGCCAATGCAAAAGAGACATACCACCCTTTGGAATGTAACACTTTCGTGAAATATtctattttatatttcaaaaaattcacagTTACATTCGAGTGTATATAGTCATTTCCAGATCAAAAATAGCAAACTTTCCTTGTGCCAATTTGGCACTGCCAAATCAATGTTGCAAAATtatcacagaaaatgttgaatgaatgatgaatgaatcAACCGTTCCAATGTACATAATTATATAACACACTCTGCTTCTTGCTTTGAATGCTTGTTTCTCGTGCATTACGCATATCCAGCGGGTGGTGCGGACGGCATTTGATTGGCATTTATTCCAACTACTTTGTTATAAGCTGGTGGATTGTCGGAATCGGTAGAAAATTGATTCGGTTGAGGATTGTGTGGATAGACGGTAGTGGTAGTCACACCTGTTTGTTGTTGATTCAATGCTGGTGCATTTCTTGTAATTACTGTTTGTGGCAAGTATTGGTTGTGCGGACGGAAATTATTCCTTCTTGAGTGTCtggtgaaataaaaaaaatgttcgttgaGTCTTAGAACTGTGACTTAGTTagagaaatcatttttacctTCTACATGACCATACAACAATTGCTATCACTACACAAAATACTAGAATAACAACAAGCGCAATCACACCCAGACCAAATGGGGAACTAAAATGAACAattcgatgaaattttttcttttaagaaaatgaagaaaatctgTCCCGACTTACGCCACACAAAATCCTAACTTCAAATCACAGTAATCTAAGGAAGAGCAATTCCTATCGGACGTGCATAATTTCTTTTCGGCAAATGCACTGCCACACAATATTCCAAGCAATAATATTACGATACCGCAACTCATATTATCGTCTAACTTGAACAATGACTTCATCGTCACTGAAATTGAGAATATATTGAGCCGATGCGATGATGTTTTAGTCAAGGTTATTTTGCCGAAAAATTTCACGAACAGTTTGTTTTATGCAGAAAAATGAGTATAGAATGCCGTATAAACAAACTGATACCACGGAGCTTACATATCAACCTGAAACgattcacacacacacattaaGACACATTAAACAATTTCAACGCAAAAGTACGAGAGTCGTTAAAACAAAGAActggaaagaaaaaacaaaacggACAAACAGAGACTACACAAACTCCTTACCATCGCTCATTTTCACGttaagttaattttttatgaTGAACTATCGAAGCGGAGATAATGTTTTGACCCCAGGAAACTACAGTGCCTTGGGCAtgacttcgttcgggctacataCAACTCGCAAGATTGcataaaatataccgtccaaaAAAGATGCGTTAATAACTTCTTcccaaaatcattttcgtgATCTGTTTAGACATGTCTAAATTATCGCGAAGTCGACTTACTGGAAAATAGAATAAACGGTGGTGTAATCAAACTAAGAATAGTcttcaaattcataaattctCCTTTAATAGTATTTAACATAACAAGAGTTACGTATAGCGagctatgtaatggattttacattcGGAGGCGTCGaaggaagtgcttgaaacatgaaaagtacgttCCTCTTATCAAAGCaatataaaatatcaaaattgtgTGGCCTACCTATTTTCAGCCTGGTTTGTCTTTCATTTTTGGTGTCAAACCCTTTAACCTAGTTCCTCAGGGAAAACACATAGAGTGGCCGCGATCAATAGGGTTCATATTTGGGCTAAGGAACATCGACCGACGTTTTGCTCATCCAGATCGGATGATGTTTATTCAACTTTTGTCGTaatgacaaaattttaatttttcctatcTTTGGTGCCAAACGTTTGTTTACCCCGTTTTTCAGGGAAGGGCCTGCATTTTATGTGCGGGACAAAGTATGTAGATCACTGATCACAGCGTGTAATAAAACTGAttaatttatagaaattgtTAATCTTTGAATCGAGTCAACTAGTCAATATTGAAACTATCAAAAATAGGTTGTGTTTTCCTTGACCGTGGAAACAATGAATGAGGGTTTTGGTTCTCCTTGATTTTCCGGTcgacaaataaaaaactttgtttttatgGATGTTTCgcgattttattttccatttccaatttccaGGTACTTTTTTCTTATCATCATACTTACCTGTATTTACTgtaatttactttcaattccttacaatttaacgtatttccagtcaattccggtcaattccttataattccatcaatttctcgtatttccatcaattacaattatttaccgattcgcgattttattttcggttacccctcggtaTATAGAATACATTACTCAGCAATTATCATCGGAGTAGACAAAATACGTCAGAGCAAAGTGATTGagagatgaaaataaaatataattcttGCAGAATGAAGTacgtatggtcgatcggccgATTCATctaaggttctgaaagaacaggttataCACTTAtgaaggcgggtgaaacacaaatcttgacaatcagacatgtatattgtttgaaaattcaacttgaaaacaaaatttttgttgttaagttgaaatcgtcatataaaattttccaaacttaGTTGGCgttacaggaaaattttgatcacaccgccttcgtgatcaactcgaaagtgtcttaacctgttctttcagaaccttggatttATCTTACTCagttttatgtcaaaataatataaaaatgagtgcactaaatttgatattattttgacagaGTACG contains the following coding sequences:
- the LOC119078027 gene encoding uncharacterized protein LOC119078027, which translates into the protein MKSLFKLDDNMSCGIVILLLGILCGSAFAEKKLCTSDRNCSSLDYCDLKLGFCVASPFGLGVIALVVILVFCVVIAIVVWSCRRHSRRNNFRPHNQYLPQTVITRNAPALNQQQTGVTTTTVYPHNPQPNQFSTDSDNPPAYNKVVGINANQMPSAPPAGYA